Part of the Echeneis naucrates chromosome 18, fEcheNa1.1, whole genome shotgun sequence genome is shown below.
CACTTCAAtggtaaatatttatttctatgaAGAGTTTAGACGGGTTGAAGGTGAagtgtgatcttttttttttttttttttttttaacatcagttATTAGAGGCAGGAagagaaagtaagaaaaaacaGTAGATtcactgtgacaaaataaacagcCCATTTATGATCCTCCAGAAGTTTTACAGTTTCCCAAAAACACGCAGTGAATCAGAAtcatctgtttgtatttgtttcttcTGCAGGATACAAACCAGCTCCGTCGTGTTGTTGTCCAGCAGTGAGTGTGCCACCAAAGGAACACACCACACTTCAGACGACacgtttttatttgtgtgttgtctTCCAGCACGCTGACTGTCCACGAGGAGCTGAAGATGAACCCGGGCCCCCCGGGACCAGGAGGTTCCCATGGAAACAGACTGGCTGATGGAgaggccaaaaagaaaaacacgttTTCCAGTTCAAGTGAAAACGTGTCATTTtatataaaatcatttttttaatgcataagacaaatgtaacattttttattttctaaaccAGTGGATAAAGTAATCCTCATTACATAAAGCAAGAATCAGATTAGAAATAATCTGGATGATTTGGTGGTCTGGATGTGATTACATCATCCAAAAGGCTGCCATCTTTCAGCCCACAGTGTTGGACACGTTACCTTAAAAATGATTTCACTGTGCTAACTTGTTACTTCGCTCAAAAAGTAACCGAGTTAAAAATCGAGTGAATGATAAAGTAACTcgttacctgtgtgtgtgtgtgtgtgtgtgtgtgtgtgtgtgtgtgtgtgtgtgtgtgtgtgtgtgtgtgtgtgtgtgtgtgtgtgtgtgtgtgtgtgtgtgtgtgtgtgtgtgttagttacTCAGTGTCGTTTGTTTATCTGATTGTTGCTCCTCAGTTATGTTTAATCTCTGCTGCCTCCTGGTGGCCTGAATACGGAGTTACACCATCCAACAGGCCTTTGGCTGCCATATTTGTTCAGCACTTTGGTTTGAAATGTGCTTTAAAAGGAGTTAGATGATGTGACAATCTTTAGCTTCCATATAACACAAGTGAATCTGAAGAGcaacacaaaatgtttgaaacgcagatctttgttttgtctttcaggttATTGAGTTTCTTGATTTGTCCTGAAATCGCCAGATTTAAAGGCTcagtttgtcttctgtctgtGACTCGATGCAGATGTTTTAACGTGGATGAGGCCAGATGTGGGAGGTCTGGAGGTAAGTAAGGAAGAGCCAGATGtagactggggggggggcagctgtggttgtgACAGATCCAGACGTTGTGTGTCGTGTGACAGATCCAGACGTTGTGTGTCGTGTGACAGATCCAGACGTTGTGTGTCGTGTGACAGATCCTGGCGCTGAAGACCTGACGGAGCCAGATGTGCTGCGGTATGCAGACGTTCCAGCGGTTGGACATCGGCAGTTGGGGATCTGCGGGTAAAGCTCGGTCACGGTGGTGTGGAGGGGGCACTGCGTTCCAGGAAACACCTGAACATCTCCACCAGACGCTCTCAGATTCTTCTGCAGTTCTTCCAGCGTCTTCGTCTCCAGATGTTCGTCTTTAGATTCATCTGGACTGTTGTCTGCCCAGTGAGCGCTCGCCATCCacctgttgttgttggagctgTAGCAGCAGAAGGCCGACCAGAGCATGGAGGGAACGTTGACCCTGTTGGCGAGGACGTTGTCGGGGCTCGGTTCTGCTCCGGTCACCACGAAGGCTTCGGTGAGTCCGTTGCTGTTGATGCAGAATGTGTCCATCACACATTTGATGCAGCTCTCCATCCTCATCCAGCTTCCCTGGTTGAAGGAGCGAGCTTGTGGAACGACGTTGGTCAGCGTGAAGGtcgcctgtctgtctgctttggTGAGGCCGTAGGAGCTCGGGATTAAATGGCCTCGGTCAAACGCTCCGTTGTTCTTGTAATCGGCGTTTCGGGCCTGGTACGTGTAgctcttcccttttttttcttttcccatgtTGTTCGCTGGTTGATTCTCCAGCTGGAAGTAAAAGTGCTCTTTAATTCATTAGTTAATCTGAGTGAGTGGAATGTTTCTGATGATGAAAACGTCATGTTGTTAGTGAAACAGCAGATTTGAGCCATCTAAACTGATTTTATGCTTCTTCCATGCTTTTCACTGAGTCTCACGCTGcctttccctggtccagcttcTGTTACTGTTACACAAAGGAAAGCTTGGAGGTGCACACCTTCTGCATtatataataatgaataataataattactgtGGATGAATATTTTCTCACGCATTACATTGTGCAGCTGTTAGTTCctttattcatgtaaatgtcaCTCTTCACTTCGTCGTCAGCAGTTCATTAAGTTCAAACAATATAATCAGAGTATAGAAACAGATTCTGACTGTTCTCTGTATTCATCAGCAGTCGCAGGCTGAAACTCACCTGTGGTTCGATCTTCCAGGTGTTACTGGGCCTCCCTGTGCCGTCCTCTCCTCGGTACTTAGCAGCAGAAAACACTGCAATCCTGTTGTGGGTGTCGTAGAGCGTCACAAAGCGTCTCTCGTCCTGGAAGGTCTGGCAGACGGCTTTGTACCGATTCTGGTTCAGGATGTTCCCGCCTTCCAGGATCCCCGAGATCTGAGGCGGACTTCCCTCCAGGAGGAACCGGCCGCAGTCCGACATGGACCTCACCAGCTCCGGTGCTGTGTGGGGGGCGGACAGGAGGATGAGGACGAGCTGGACAGTGACGGGTGAGAGTGTCCTCTGTGACATCATCTTTATTTAGCGTTAAGCATGACCGTGAGTTCATCTGCCGCCACAAAA
Proteins encoded:
- the LOC115058561 gene encoding uncharacterized protein LOC115058561, with the translated sequence MMSQRTLSPVTVQLVLILLSAPHTAPELVRSMSDCGRFLLEGSPPQISGILEGGNILNQNRYKAVCQTFQDERRFVTLYDTHNRIAVFSAAKYRGEDGTGRPSNTWKIEPQLENQPANNMGKEKKGKSYTYQARNADYKNNGAFDRGHLIPSSYGLTKADRQATFTLTNVVPQARSFNQGSWMRMESCIKCVMDTFCINSNGLTEAFVVTGAEPSPDNVLANRVNVPSMLWSAFCCYSSNNNRWMASAHWADNSPDESKDEHLETKTLEELQKNLRASGGDVQVFPGTQCPLHTTVTELYPQIPNCRCPTAGTSAYRSTSGSVRSSAPGSVTRHTTSGSVTRHTTSGSVTRHTTSGSVTTTAAPPPVYIWLFLTYLQTSHIWPHPR